A region of the Ctenopharyngodon idella isolate HZGC_01 chromosome 2, HZGC01, whole genome shotgun sequence genome:
aagcttaggccaaaaaggaagtaaaaaaaCTGCATGATTTGCAGTAGACACAGACAAGATGATAAAACAAGCTTCTACTTTCCACACCATCTTTAAAGgtcagaaaacattaaaatttcctgataatttactcacccacatgtcatcccagatgttcatgtctttctttcttcagttgaaaagaaattaaggtttttgaggaaaacattccaggattttctccatatagtggacttcaatggggttcaatgggttgaaggtccaaatgtcagtttcagtgcagcttcaaagggctctacacgatcccagacgaggaaaaagggtcttatctagcgaaacgatcttctaaaaaaaaaaaaaaaaaaaaaaaaattatatacttgtTAACCACAAAATTtcctctgcgatgtgccacgcatgaCATGATCAttttggaaaggtcacacgtgacgtagccGGTGAAGTGGGAGAAGATTAGAGTAAATGTTATAGTTAcctacacaatgtgtatctgatatgaataaagcACCTTGTCAATTTATaattgaatggattgttattgccgcttccatagacatcattgtgtattttacaaactctaaatgtattgttttactagtaattatgtgtgtttaaatgtctgaaacctaaaataaacctcATGTGGTTGAAATCACTGAATAGTGGTCATATATCTCAAGTGCTGAGAGCGTGCGTCTCTGGTTCAGCGCCAGCAAACTCGCTAAAGCACATTTAATTTTTAGCAGTTGATCACGTGATgcactgaacgttctaatcacaccggtgtcATCGTACACAGGGTTAAAACTTCTTGTCAAGACAACTATAGAATGATTAGCATTTAGCAATGGAGCAGCTACAATCCTTGTTTTTTCATTGCCATGTTTGATTTTCAAAAATAACGTCATGGCATGAACAttgtttgaaatgaaaagtgTAGATAACAATGAAAACATTGGTGCTGTCCTGTTCCGGTCTCCATAGGAACACATTGTTAAAATGTGGTCAAAAGAGCGACTGAATTAATTAAACAGAAACTTTCTGAACGTTACTTCGTCAGtaccatcagtgtcgactccggtttgaacaatgtaaggctgaacaccgttactgacaatcctcattttggctgcgtgagatagTGCACTTTATTAGGGAAGTAAAGAGGGTTGATCTGGATTTGAAGaatgagtgtgtgcgtgtgtgtgtctgtctcttTTATGACAGTCTGTTTGATCTCTCTCAGCGTGTGTGTCGGCAGgatgtgtgtgtaggtgtgtgaCAGGAAAGGCGAGGCGTGTTGTGTTTTGAGGGGTCGCGTGCCTCGCGGTCAGTAGGTCGCCACAGAAACAGGATGTGTACCTGAAGACAGATATTTCCACGGAAACGGTAAGCGTAGCGCATCCACACGCGCTGGCGGGAAACGGATCCCGAGGGTCGTGAGGTCAGAGTGATGCGTGGAACGTTCCAGACGCCCAAATCATCCAAAAACACTCACATTGTTAaccaagagagagagagttatgAGTGGTGTTTTCTAAGGCCACTTCAAATTCTAGTAAgcccctagcaacaccctagcaacccctcACAACAGTAACCATCCTTAAAATCATTACAACTGCCTAGCAGCGCTCTAGCACTGGGCACACATCATGTCAGTAAACACTCCTTTAATGTGTTTCCTGATGGATTTCTGCTCTGATTTTCTCCTCCATATGTTCTTGTTCATTGAGAAGGGAGTTGTGTTTCTCTTGGGTGTGTTTGTGCATTCCAGCCGAGGTTATccagtgaaacacacacacacatccagtgGGCAACATCTCTGAGCCATTACGACACACTCGACCAGCTCAGTGTCagtctgaacacacacactcacacacacacacgtgaccTTTGAGGCTGGATTAGTGAGATCAACAGGTTTTAGTAAGAATATTTGTACCTTGTGATGTGATTTTAGGCTTCACTGACAGCGAAGCAAGTACACACTGATCTCGGCGCTCTGCTTAGTTTCTTTGCTCTGTGAAATATCACTGATTTCATCCCTTTTGCCATCTTTGAAATATTCCTCTCTTTCCTCACTCCAGCATTTTCAAACAGAACGACAgtgagggagtgtgtgtgtgtgtgtgtgtgtgtgtgtgtgtctcgcCCTGATCTTTAACTCTCAGACGAGCACAAGCAGCCAAAGTAAACTCATTAGAGTAGTGTGTGTGATTAGAGAGTGTTGAGAACATGTTAATGCTTTTTATCTTAACCAGACGCTGATGTGTGACGGGATTCGGTCTGATTTGTCCATCTAAACTGGAAGCAAAAATGCTGAATAACATAATCCCATCATTAATGTTTAATAcacatgtttattttacttatttatttcaaaaaggGACAGTGTACATTAATCAACATTCATGAGGGTAAATGTACCCAAATCAGCCTGAAGGCTAGTTTTCATTAAGTAGTCCCTTTGCCAGATGTTATTAGGCCTAAAAACTagagaaaagaaacaaaatagaaaaaaataacaacatgatACAATCAAAAATTATAAACAGCCTTTTAGAAAAGAACATACGAACTGTTTTTGACACGTTTAATTTCAGATAACACTGATTGAGCCACGATGTGACTTTTGCCATAACATCTGTTAACTTATTTGCAACCTCTTCTGCATTTTTAccatgtgtgaaaatgactgTATCGTCTTGCATACATTATGATATTACATTGTTGACACACCAATCATTAATATACATGCTAAAGAGAACTGGGCCCAATATGGAGCCTTGTGGAACACCAGTTGATTGTGGAGCAGGATTTTGCACCAGTGAGATataagggacagttcacccaaaaaaaatagcatttgaagaatgttggaaaTCAATcagttgacttccatagtaggaaaaaaatgtggaaaaataatatgtctaccgtcaactgtctggttgccaacattcttcaaatgaacttttttggtgttcgacagaagaaagaaactcatttgGGTTTAGAACAaattaagggtgagtaaatgatcacagaattttcatttgtgggtgatctaaccctttaatagagaCCAAACGAttgatttttatctttttgttgttgttttatcatgttgtgctgtgtttgtttgttttcaataGTGTGTCTGCATCAACATTTGTGTTGTTCACTTGGTTTCAGTTTTATATACAGTGGGCTGTAGCTCCGCCcacagtgaaatctcattggtctaAAAACACTCTCCACATAACtgtatattaaacataaaacatgctcTGATTGGCTCTGATTGTAAAATTACCTTTTAAAGGATTTAATGGGGACCTATTGTGCCCCTTTCACAacatgtaatataagtctctggtgtctccagaatgtgtctgtgaagcttcagctcaaaataccccacagatcatttattataccatgttgtaaatgcccatttttagTGCGTGCAAAagcatgctgtttttgtgtatgtgcctttaaatgcaaatgagctgctgctctccgcccccctttccagaagagggcagagcctgTACCGCTTATGCCCTGGATACTGTGCCCTTTAtaactaacaaaacatctgctTGGTGTTCATTATCATCTATATCGCTGCCACGCTCTTCATCTTGAAAGTCTGCATGCGTTTTGAAGCTAAATCAGTCTAAATTTATCATTTTCTGAGCGACACACCTGAAGcacgcgcacagaaagctgACTGTCAGACGGCGCATCCTGTGAGTATTACCCTactctttcatgtcttattgtgtttaaactgtcaaaaaaacacaaagttcacaaacacagtgggttatgtctgtgaatgtaaacagcagggacagaaatcacatgtgtatattagatctgtggctcatttgcttcaaaaataaaactaatccactgcgcCTTCAGCGGCTCTGATGTcgggagtaaatgaagactgttatgttctcTCTtgcatccaacaacaaaacacctaaATTGCTTACGGGACATTCTTGTCGCTACGGAGGCAATGACGGACTGTGTACAACTCACTCAGGGCGGGTCTATGCTAATACCGCATTGTCCATCagcagtcatgggcggggcctgtgcaaagtgacgtcacattgcacagaaaatgaaaatggcTTGTTCTTTGAGACTCTTGAggttttatggggattaaaaaagatatttttttatcactatagggtggttgtgttcaaACACTAccaacaccatgtaaaagtgaattttgcataataggtgctcttgaatgtgtccttgctgaatagaagccttcatttctttcaaagGTGTACACCTCTCACGGGCCGACGGTCATCATGCCCACCTGGTTCTGCTCCCGCGACTGGTTCCAGACAGTCGGTCGGTTTGACGAGGGAGGAAAGGTGAGGCTCTTCTGCTGAAACACACGTACAGCCCTCGAGCCGCCGCTAATCtgaactctctctctcagggCGTTCCTGAGGATCTGCTCTTCTTCTACCAGAGTCTTCGTCGCGGGGGGACTGTGGTCCGAGTGGACGAGTGTTTGCTGGTTTATCGATATCATGAACATGCGGCAACACATTCTGTGCTGGAGTGAGTCTCTTACAATCCCTGATTATCAGTCAGTAAATGCTGCTTTtgttttagggctgtcaatcaaTGAAAGACTTTAATTTTACAGATATGCAGTGAAATTGATTTAGGATGTTCTTCTGCTCATGTGTTTTATAACAATTTCAGCTGAAATCTTACATGTGTTAATGGAATTtattagtgaaaaaaaaaatgtcaagatACTCATATTCTCACAGGTctcttcagtgtgtgtgtgtgtgtgtgttatctgtctctctgtggAATGACTGGCATCTTCCCGCTCCGTGTGTCTGGAATTCCACAGATTTTCACGCCGTCTGTCCAACAGGCCACAGCTGGATGTCAAACCCCAGCGTCCTCTcattacgtgtgtgtgtgtgtgttcagggttGATTTAtgtgttttagtgttttataaTGCTCTCAGTTGAAGGACGTATGCAGAATGAATGGAAAGAATGCTCTTTAAATAACTCAAAACCACAGTTTCTCCTTCATCCATTGTCCCTGAAGTCATGGATAGATGATCTTCATCACGCTCATCCTCACGTTTATTAACCATCTCTGTCCTCCTGCTCTCAGAGACACTATCTGGGATCTCCGCGTGGACTTCCTGCAGGAGCGAGTGCTCAGCCAATGGGAATCGTTCACTATATGGAACGCTGGAAAACAGGGACGGAAACTGTACCGCAGCTTGAGTCTTACCAATCAGAAGAAGGTGATGGctcaaaacattcaaaataataataataataataataataattattattattattattattattattattatttttattagtattattagtaatacactattattaaactatttattaactaattaataatataataatgattaCTTATactaaaaagctttaaaacatactaaaataaatataatgaaaaaaataattaaaataaataattaatacattgaagggacataaaaatactaaataaataatcatattgaagttatgataataaaaataaacaatcatattgaaataatgataataattggttaaaatactaaaagcaggtaaaaatacttaaataataattaattacaaaataattaaaataaacgaataattaaaattattattagttaaaatACATAAGGGtcttaaaatacttaaataatattaattaaaaataattaaagtaaagaaattattagtagtatttagTTAAAATactaaatgaacttaaaataaaaaatatatatataataaataaccaataataactaattaaaaaaaatatcagaaatgTATAGTAATTGTTATTAATCAGGTAAATACTAAAAtacataattacaaataaataaaatgaataattaaaatgattattattcattaaaatactGAAGGGacttaaaaatactaaaatataaatcaattataataaatcaataataataataattaatttaattaaaataaatgaattatttagttAAAATACTGAAGcgacctaaaaaaaaatcataactaattaaaaataatcaaaatcaattattgttgtttttgttgataATCcattaaatactaaaataataatcataaagtCATCACTTTCAATTCTAGTAACCCCTTATCAACTGCCTAATAACACtctagcaactacccagaacacccttGTAACCACCAAACAACTGAGCTGCAGT
Encoded here:
- the b3gntl1 gene encoding UDP-GlcNAc:betaGal beta-1,3-N-acetylglucosaminyltransferase-like protein 1 isoform X3, with the translated sequence MPTWFCSRDWFQTVGRFDEGGKGVPEDLLFFYQSLRRGGTVVRVDECLLVYRYHEHAATHSVLEDTIWDLRVDFLQERVLSQWESFTIWNAGKQGRKLYRSLSLTNQKKVKAFCDVDENKIQKGFYTYEESKERPKPKIPILHFRNASPPFIVCVKLDMTHGVLEENLLSLQLKEGIHYYHFN